The DNA window TCGTTCTCGTCGTGCAAATCGGATTGTTCGCAGTGGGGCTTTATCAGTTGGTCTTGTCGTTCTGGGGATTGAAAATCAAGAAGGAACGCAAGGCGCACGCGCCGCAGAAGACGTTCGCGGTGCTCGTGGCCGCGCACAACGAGGAGCAAGTCGTCGGGGCGCTGATCGAAAACTTGAAGACGCTCGATTACCCGCGCGAGATGTACGACATCTTCGTCATCTGCGACAATTGCACGGACGGCACGGCGGACGTGGTCCGCGCGCACGGCGCGATCGCCATGGAGCGTCGCAACAACGCGCTGCGCGGCAAAGGCTTCGCGATCGAATGGATGCTGAAGGAGCTGTGGGGCATGGAGCGGCAGTACGACGCCGTCGTCATGTTCGACGCGGACAATCTCGTCAGCCCGCAATACTTGCGCGAGATGAACAACGACCTGTGCAACGGCTCGCGCGTCGTACAGGCTTACCTGGATACGAAAAATCCGGCCGATTCTTGGATCACCGCCGCCTACGGCGTGACGTATTGGTTCTGCAACCGGCTGTGGCAGATGCCGCGCCGCGCGCTCGGCATGGCGAACTTCCTCGGCGGCACCGGCATGTGCTTCGAGTCGAAGCTGCTGAAGGAGATGGGCTGGGGCGCGACGTCGCTCGTCGAGGATCTCGAGTTCACGATGCGCTGCGTGCAGCGCGGCGTCTACCCGACGTTCAATTACGACGCGAAGGTGTACGACGAGAAGCCGCTGACGTTCCAAGCGTCGGCCCGCCAGCGTCTGCGTTGGATGCAAGGGCACTTCGACGTCGCCCGCCGCTACTTCTTCCCGCTGCTGTGGCAAGGCATCAAGGAGCGGAAGTGGACGAAGATCGACACGGCGCTTTACTCCGTCAGCGTGTACAACGTGCTCTTGTCGCTCATCTTCACCGTCGTCCTGTGGGTCGATCAAATCATGCCGGGCAAGCCGACGTTCATCTCGGTGTACGATTTCGTTCCGATCTGGCTCGGCACGGTGGGCTTGATCGTCGTCTACATGCAGTTCCCGTTGGCGCTGGCGCTCGAGAAGGTCAAGTCTTGGAAAATGTACCTCTCGCTCCTCCTGTTCCCGTTGTTCCTGCTGTCGTGGTATCCGATCACGTTCCACGCGTTCTTCACGCAGAACAACAAGAGCTGGAGCCATACGAAGCATACGCGCGTCCTGCGGCTCGACGACGTTCAGAAATTTTAGTTTGACCGAGGCGGGCGTCTTGTGATATATTAAGAACTCGAGTGAGCAAAAGAAGAAGCGCCCGCTTCTCACCTGACCGATTTCCGATCGGCTGGTTCGCCGCTAACGAGCAGCGCGTACATATGCGCAATGAAGTTCGTCGGTAGACGCGGGCACTGGTGGGTTCCACCGTGCGCCGCGTTTTTTTGTTTGCTTGGATCGACCATTTTTTGGAGGTGGCATACCATTAGCAAGGATCATCAGATTAACGAAGAAATTCGCGCCCGGGAAGTCCGTCTCGTCGGCGCGGAAGGCGAGCAGATCGGCATCGTGTCGTTCCGCGAAGCGATGCAGATGGCCGTCGACGCGAATCTCGACCTGGTGAACGTCGCTCCGACGGCGAAGCCGCCGGTATGCCGGATTATGGACTACGGGAAGTTCCGGTACGAGCAACAGAAGAAAGAGAAAGAAAACCGCAAGAACCAGAAGGTGGTCGAGCTGAAGGAAGTTCGCTTCAGCGCCACGATCGACGAGCACGACTATCAGACCAAGCTTCGCAACGTCGTCAAGTTCATCAACGACCAAGATAAAGTGAAGTGCAGCATTCGATTCCGCGGACGCGAAATCATGCACGCCAGCGTCGGTCAGAAGGTGCTTGAGCGCGTCGCCGCCGAAGTGCAGGACATCGCCGTGCAAGAACGCCGTCCGAAGCTCGAGGGCCGAAGCATGATCATGATTTTGGCCCCCAACAAGACGACCTAACCATAATATCTAGGAGGAACACCTGTCATGCCTAAAATGAAGACGCACAGCAGCTTGAAAGACCGTTTCAAAATCACGGGCACGGGCAAAGTGAAGCGCTACAAGGCGCACAAGAACCACTTGCTCTCCGGCAAGAGCCCGCGCCAGAAGCGCGTATTGAACACGCAGCCGCTCATGCACACGGGCGACTACGCGCGCCTGAAGCAGCAATTGCTCAACCTTAAATAATAACTTTCGCACGACCATATATAGGAGGGTATTTCCATGACAAGAGTTAAAGGCGGGTTCGTGACTCGTCGTCGCCATAAGAAGTTCATCAAGCTTGCCAAAGGTTATTTCGGTGCGAAGCACCGCTTGTTTAAGAAAGCTCACGAGCAAGTGATGAAGTCCTTGCTGTACGCATACCGCGACCGTCGTCAGACGAAGCGCAACTTCCGCAAGCTTTGGATCGTCCGGATCAACGCTGCGGCTCGCACGAACGGCTTGTCCTACAGCCGCATGATGCACGGCCTGAAGCTCGCCGGCATCACGGTCAACCGCAAGATGCTCGCCGACCTCGCCGTGAACGATCTGAACGCGTTCAACGCGCTCGCCGGCAAAGCGAAAGAGAAGATCAACGCGTAAATTCGCGCGTCGTCATAGAACCGCCGTCCTCGCTTATTGCGTGGACGGCGGTTTTTTCGTGCGTGCGAACGGGAAAAGCTCCCGCTTATTTGCGGCTTAGAGCCCGAACTGGGCGATTGGACGGGAAAAGCTCCTGTCTATTTGTCGGTTTCCGCTCGGATCGGGCGATGTCCGCCGGATAAGAGGGAGGATTTCCCGTTCAAGCGATGCGAAGCCGACGATCGGGGCATGCGAGAGGGAGGTTTTCCCTTTCGTTGGGATATGACGGCGGGGGAGCGGCGTCATATGAAAATTGGGGAGCGGGTCCCCGATGGGCAAAAAAATTTTCATTTGTCAAAACCGTTTGCTGCCAACGGCAGTCTAATGTGTAGTTCGAAGCGAGAGAGGGGGAGTCCGGTGGACGTCGAGGAGCTGCTGCGCGCGGCGAAGCATGGGGACGAAGAAGCGTTCTATACGCTCATGTCCTCGCAGAAGGAACGGCTGTATCGCATCGCGTATGCGTATTTGAAGAACGAAGACGATGCCCTCGAAGCGATCCAGGAGACGACCTACCGGGCCTGGAAGACGTTCGGACGCTTGCGGGAGGCGCGCCTCTTCCCGACTTGGATCGTGCGCATCCTGCTCAATTGCTGCAACGACGAATGGAAGCGGAGGAAGCGATTCGCGAAGACGGAGTCGGCGGACCGGGCGGACGAACGAGCGGATGCGCCCGAGAGTCGATGGGCGACGCGGATGCAAGTGGCGCAGGCGGTCGATCGGTTGGAGCCGAAGTACAAGCAGCTGATCGTCTTGAAATATTTCGAGGATATGACGCTGACGGAAATCGCGGAGACGCTGGAACGGCCGATCGGAACGGTCAAGACGCGGCTTCATCAAGCGCTGCGGTTGATGAGGCCGCTCGTGGGGGAGGAGGAGAACGGACGATGAATCGAGACGACGATAGTATCGACCGTCTATTGGAGCAGGCGGGGGACGAGAGCCGGGATACGGTCATGCCGGAAGAGCGGCTGGACGAGGCGCTACGAGCCGGTATTCGTCGCGCGAGCGAGGAGCGACGGTCGCCGAGGAAGCGTCGGGTCGCGGCGAAGCGCATCGGTGCGGGCGCTGCGGCGGCGCTGCTCTTCCTCGCGGTGTCGATTCGCGTCTTCCCTGGGTTCGCGCTGGCGCTTAGCCAGCTGCCCGGCATGGAGGCGATCGTGCGGCTAATCGCGTATGACCGCGGCTTGGCGGAGGCCGTCCGCAACGATTATTACCAGCCGATCGGCGCGTCGCAGACGCTGGGCGGCGTGACCTTGACCGTGGATGGCGTCATCGCGGACGAGAGCCGGCTCGTGCTGTTCTATACGATTACGGATCCCGAAGGAGGCGCAGCCTATATGGACGTCGATCGGCCGAAGTTCCGTCTCCAGGACGGCTCCGAGCTGCAGGCCATGTATTCTTGGGGATTCGTCAATCCGGGGCTCGAAAGCGAAGGGCCGATTCGAACGCGCTCGGGCCACATCGACGTGCAGTTCGCGGGCGGCGCGGCGCTGCCGGACGCGTTCGCGTTGGAGATGGGGCTCCGGCGCGGCGTAACGCCGTTCGGCGGTACGTACGAGATTCCTGTCGCGTTGGAAGCGCGTGACCCGGCGGGACTCCGCACCGAATACGCGATCGATCGAACGGTGGACCTGGAAGGCCAGCGAGTGACGTTTAAGAGAGCGATCGTATACCCGACGCGGATCGCGGTCGAAGCGGAGTTCGACGAGGCGAACTCGAAGCAAATCTTTTCCTTCATGGACTTGAAGCTGATCGGGGACGACGGGGAAGAATATACCGAACAGAGCTCTACGCATGTCGACGAACGAACGAGGATCATCTACTTCGAAGGCAGCTCGTTCGCCATTCCGGATTCGCTGACGCTGACGGGCTCCCGGGTCAGAGCGATCGATAAGGACCGTCTCGATCTCGTCGTCGACCTGGAGCGGGGATCGGTGCTCGAGGCGCCGGACGACCGCATCGCGTTGGAGCAGGTGACGGATCAGGGAGAATGGTTGGAACTCCGGTTCCTCCTTCACGGCATCGACGAGGACGATAAAATGCTGTATTCCGTCGTGGAAGGGGCGTTCGCGGACGGCTCCGGGCGCACATTCGAAACGGGAGGCGGCCGCACCTTCGGCGGCACGGGAGAGAACGGGCAACAATTCGTTTCCTTCCAAATTCCGGACGAAGCGTACGCGCAGCCGCTGACGTTCCGCATTTTCAACTACCCCGGCTATGTGGGCGAACCGTTCGAAATTCGAATTCGGTAAATTAAAACTTGACGCATAATTCACGCAACCCTATAATAATCTTTAAGCAAAATGAACACACTGTATTTGATACATCGATCGGCTGTGAAGAGGACGAAGCTTTACGGGCTCTTATGTTCAGAGAGCGGAAGGATCAGCTGCAACCTTCGCCATAACTCCCGTATATGCGAGCTCACCTCGGAGCTGTTCTTCTGAACCGTGCGACTTTAGCGCTTCAACGCGAATTCGCGCTTACTAGGAGGAATCGGGTTGGCACACGTTATCGTGCCGCAGGCGCCGGAACGCGCAGGGGAGAGTCGACGCCCCGGCTATGTCCGCATGTCTGCTAGAGGCTGAAGCCGTAAGGCTACAGCGAATTATGGGTGGTACCGCGAAAGATAACCCCTTTCGTCCCTTTGTTGCATCGCGTCATGCGGCGACAGGGACGGAAGGGTTTTTTTATTCTTAATTTTCTCGTACATGAATGGAGGGTCTCATGTGAGCGTACAACAACTCAGTGCCGCGAAGCTGGATAGTGAAGAACTGCGCACCCGACTGCTTAAGCCCGACGTAATCTCCGGGTCTGAAATTCTACTTCGCTCCTTGCTGCTGGAAGGCGTGGAGTGCGTCTTCGGTTACCCGGGCGGCGCCGTGTTGTATATTTACGACGCGATGCACGGGAATCCCGACTTTAAACATCTGCTCACGCGCCACGAGCAAGGCGCGATTCACGCGGCCGACGGTTACGCGCGCTCCACGGGCAAGGTCGGCGTCTGCATCGCGACGTCGGGTCCGGGAGCGACGAACCTGGTGACGGGCATCGCGACGGCGTACATGGATTCCGTGCCGCTCGTCGTCATCACGGGCAACGTCGCGACGACGTTCATCGGTACGGACGCGTTCCAAGAAGCCGACATCACGGGCATCACGATGCCGATCACGAAGCACAGCTACTTGGTACGCGACGTCAAGGATCTCTCGAAGACGATTCGCGAGGCGTTCCATATCGCGAATACGGGTCGCAAGGGACCGGTGCTTATCGACATTCCGAAGGACGTCTCCTCGCATTTGACGGAGTTCCAATACCCGGAGGAAGTCAATATCCGCGGATACAATCCGACGGTCATGCCGAATAAGGGGCAAGTGAACAAGCTGCTGCAGGCGATCGAAGAAGCCGAACGCCCGGTCATTCTGGCCGGCGGCGGGGTCGTCTACGCCGGCGCGCACGAGGAACTGCTCGAATTCGCGCAGAAGACGCGCATTCCTGTCACCACGACGCTGCTCGGTCTCGGGGGCTTCCCGAGCGGCAACGAACTGTGGATGGGCATGCCGGGCATGCACGGCACGTGGACGGCGAATACGGCGCTGCAAAACTGCGACCTGCTCATCGGCATCGGCGCCCGGTTCGACGACCGCGTGACGATGAAGGTGTCCGCGTTCGCGCCGAAGGCGAAGATCGCGCACATCGACGTCGACCCGGCGGAGATCGGAAAGACGGTACCGACGGCGATCCCTTGCGTAGGCGACGTCAAGATGGTGCTCGAGCTGGCCAACCAGAAGGCGAAGCCGGCGAAGTCGGAAGCATGGATTCAGCAAGTGAACGAGTGGAAGGCGGAGCATCCGCTGTCTTACA is part of the Paenibacillus antri genome and encodes:
- the rpmI gene encoding 50S ribosomal protein L35 produces the protein MPKMKTHSSLKDRFKITGTGKVKRYKAHKNHLLSGKSPRQKRVLNTQPLMHTGDYARLKQQLLNLK
- the ilvB gene encoding biosynthetic-type acetolactate synthase large subunit, with translation MDSEELRTRLLKPDVISGSEILLRSLLLEGVECVFGYPGGAVLYIYDAMHGNPDFKHLLTRHEQGAIHAADGYARSTGKVGVCIATSGPGATNLVTGIATAYMDSVPLVVITGNVATTFIGTDAFQEADITGITMPITKHSYLVRDVKDLSKTIREAFHIANTGRKGPVLIDIPKDVSSHLTEFQYPEEVNIRGYNPTVMPNKGQVNKLLQAIEEAERPVILAGGGVVYAGAHEELLEFAQKTRIPVTTTLLGLGGFPSGNELWMGMPGMHGTWTANTALQNCDLLIGIGARFDDRVTMKVSAFAPKAKIAHIDVDPAEIGKTVPTAIPCVGDVKMVLELANQKAKPAKSEAWIQQVNEWKAEHPLSYKDSEEELKPQWVVEMIHRQTNGDAFVTTDVGQHQMWAAQYYRFNHPRRWISSGGLGTMGFGFPSAIGVQVANPDATVVSINGDGGMQMCSQELAICAIHNIPVKIAVLNNQVLGMVRQWQEIIHGQRFSHIDLAGSPDFVKLAEAYGVKGLRASNKEEADAAWQEAMNTPGPVLVEFVVRRDENVYPMVQAGTSISEMIMGDAE
- a CDS encoding sigma-70 family RNA polymerase sigma factor — encoded protein: MDVEELLRAAKHGDEEAFYTLMSSQKERLYRIAYAYLKNEDDALEAIQETTYRAWKTFGRLREARLFPTWIVRILLNCCNDEWKRRKRFAKTESADRADERADAPESRWATRMQVAQAVDRLEPKYKQLIVLKYFEDMTLTEIAETLERPIGTVKTRLHQALRLMRPLVGEEENGR
- a CDS encoding glycosyltransferase family 2 protein; protein product: MMNAIVLVVQIGLFAVGLYQLVLSFWGLKIKKERKAHAPQKTFAVLVAAHNEEQVVGALIENLKTLDYPREMYDIFVICDNCTDGTADVVRAHGAIAMERRNNALRGKGFAIEWMLKELWGMERQYDAVVMFDADNLVSPQYLREMNNDLCNGSRVVQAYLDTKNPADSWITAAYGVTYWFCNRLWQMPRRALGMANFLGGTGMCFESKLLKEMGWGATSLVEDLEFTMRCVQRGVYPTFNYDAKVYDEKPLTFQASARQRLRWMQGHFDVARRYFFPLLWQGIKERKWTKIDTALYSVSVYNVLLSLIFTVVLWVDQIMPGKPTFISVYDFVPIWLGTVGLIVVYMQFPLALALEKVKSWKMYLSLLLFPLFLLSWYPITFHAFFTQNNKSWSHTKHTRVLRLDDVQKF
- the rplT gene encoding 50S ribosomal protein L20; the protein is MTRVKGGFVTRRRHKKFIKLAKGYFGAKHRLFKKAHEQVMKSLLYAYRDRRQTKRNFRKLWIVRINAAARTNGLSYSRMMHGLKLAGITVNRKMLADLAVNDLNAFNALAGKAKEKINA
- the infC gene encoding translation initiation factor IF-3; this translates as MLGSTIFWRWHTISKDHQINEEIRAREVRLVGAEGEQIGIVSFREAMQMAVDANLDLVNVAPTAKPPVCRIMDYGKFRYEQQKKEKENRKNQKVVELKEVRFSATIDEHDYQTKLRNVVKFINDQDKVKCSIRFRGREIMHASVGQKVLERVAAEVQDIAVQERRPKLEGRSMIMILAPNKTT
- a CDS encoding DUF4179 domain-containing protein, with translation MNRDDDSIDRLLEQAGDESRDTVMPEERLDEALRAGIRRASEERRSPRKRRVAAKRIGAGAAAALLFLAVSIRVFPGFALALSQLPGMEAIVRLIAYDRGLAEAVRNDYYQPIGASQTLGGVTLTVDGVIADESRLVLFYTITDPEGGAAYMDVDRPKFRLQDGSELQAMYSWGFVNPGLESEGPIRTRSGHIDVQFAGGAALPDAFALEMGLRRGVTPFGGTYEIPVALEARDPAGLRTEYAIDRTVDLEGQRVTFKRAIVYPTRIAVEAEFDEANSKQIFSFMDLKLIGDDGEEYTEQSSTHVDERTRIIYFEGSSFAIPDSLTLTGSRVRAIDKDRLDLVVDLERGSVLEAPDDRIALEQVTDQGEWLELRFLLHGIDEDDKMLYSVVEGAFADGSGRTFETGGGRTFGGTGENGQQFVSFQIPDEAYAQPLTFRIFNYPGYVGEPFEIRIR